A region from the Canis lupus dingo isolate Sandy chromosome X, ASM325472v2, whole genome shotgun sequence genome encodes:
- the LOC112649450 gene encoding uncharacterized protein LOC112649450 produces the protein MQVHNQRNQPPVGMVVSASDRRCQARRCATRSDKTWLNDPLTSWLCLLSNQRGASGDIGPYSGYKRALALQLLPVRFLLSYRGGEPHMAEPGCETSWEESLVTEEPGGSLSGEPSAGAAEAPMPLPPLPPSPPPPLQSPPPPPPTPPPGPLLRQFRHLFPRVLKKVHEGLSLSQKALRVTDSFINDIFERIIDEASRLAHSTITSREIQTAMHLLLPGGIGKHVVSEASEAFIWYARRQ, from the exons ATGCAGGTCCACAACCAGAGGAACCAGCCACCTGTGGGCATGGTGGTGTCAGCCAGTGACAGGAG ATGCCAAGCTCGAAGGTGTGCCACGAGATCTGACAAGACCTGGCTGAATGACCCGCTCACTTCCTGGCTTTGCCTTTTGTCCAATCAGAGAGGAGCTTCCGGTGACATCGGGCCATACAGTGGCTATAAAAGAGCCCTGGCCCTTCAGCTGCTGCCAGTGCGCTTCCTTCTGAGCTATCGGGGAGGTGAGCCCCACATGGCTGAGCCTGGCTGTGAGACCTCTTGGGAGGAAAGCCTGGTTACGGAGGAGCCAGGCGGCAGCCTATCAGGAGAGCCCTCAGCAGGAGCAGCCGAGGCGCCAATGCCGTTACCGCCGCTGCCGCCGTCACCACCGCCACCGCTGCAgtcaccaccgccaccaccaccaactCCGCCGCCGGGTCCGCTGCTCAGGCAGTTTCGCCACCTATTTCCCAGGGTTCTGAAGAAGGTTCATGAGGGCCTGAGCCTCTCGCAGAAGGCCCTGAGAGTCACAGATTCGTTCATTAATGACATCTTCGAGCGCATCATCGACGAGGCCTCTCGCCTGGCCCACTCCACCATCACCTCCAGGGAGATCCAGACCGCCATGCATCTGCTGCTGCCAGGGGGGATTGGCAAGCATGTCGTGTCTGAGGCCTCCGAGGCCTTCATCTGGTACGCCAGACGCCAATGA